In Ictalurus furcatus strain D&B chromosome 20, Billie_1.0, whole genome shotgun sequence, the DNA window AATGATAATGAAGGCGTCAACACTTTCTCTGGAGAGTTGTCACTTGTCTGACCTTCACTTTGTGTCACATTGGAAAACAGATCACTGTTGTGTTGAATTGCTGGAATAAAAGAAAGTATCAGTTTAAATATCAATTTAAATGGAGGACTTTTGAATCGTCACATCTTAAACTCTCTATATTCAACTGTTTACAAAATTTGCCATAAAAGATGAAAGACCTACCGTGAGGACTGATGGACACAGGGTTAATCTCAGGTGCATAGCGTCTCAGTCGTGAACTTCCACACAATGTCACAACCATCCTGATAAACTCACGGCCACAAAGTTTCACTCGCACGTCTTTTCCTGAAATCCCATTATTCTCAGAAATGAACAGAACCGTGAGAGTGATGATCCATTTAatattcatgttttgtttctgcTAAAGAGAACCGTTAATGGTTTCAGTGCAGTGCTGGAGTTTCTGTGATCATTTCAGTATCTGATGGGTTTTATATCACCGACATGCCTGATGCTTTTACACTTGGCCTTCAAAATAGAAAATCATGTTCTGATCTGTGAAGTTCATCAAGGCTGTAGATAAAGATGAGGTGATTTATTTTACTGTCTTAGGTCAAGGGACACTAACATTGAGATTTTAATGGCTGACTAACTTCATAGAGAACTCAGAGGAAAAAATGTCAG includes these proteins:
- the insl3 gene encoding insulin-like 3 (Leydig cell) encodes the protein MNIKWIITLTVLFISENNGISGKDVRVKLCGREFIRMVVTLCGSSRLRRYAPEINPVSISPHAIQHNSDLFSNVTQSEGQTSDNSPEKVLTPSLSLFLKVMESPEHSSSRLQRDVGPAGVCCRSGCTKTELVQYC